Genomic segment of Parageobacillus genomosp. 1:
AGCCAAATTCAAGCGGCCGCTGCAAATACGGCGAACAAAACGTATTGTCCACCACAACCGCAATGCCATGCTCTTTTGCCACTTTCACGACCATTTGCAAATCGATGAGTTTCATTGTTGGATTAATTGGCGTTTCGACATAAATGCAAACCGTTTCCGGGCGGATAAGGCGGCGGATCTCCTCTTCCGATTCCATCGCGCAAAAATCATGGGAAACATGATATTTCCTTTTCAACAGCTGCAACAGACCAAACGTACAGCCGTATACTCCTTGCGAACATATAATATGGTCATTGGCTTTTGTTAACGCAAACAATACCGCAGACACGGCCGCCATCCCGGAACTAAACGCAAGCGCCGCTTCCCCTCCTTCCAAACATGCCATTTTTTCTTCCAGCACTCGCACCGTCGGATTGGCAAGACGTGAATAAATATAGCCGTCTTCTTGCCCGGCAAAGCGTGCTTCTCCTTGTTCCGCCGTGTCAAACGTAAACGTCGATGTTTGAAAAATCGGCATCGACAAACTGCCAAGATGCTGTTTCGCATCATACCCATGATGAATAACGATCGTTTCCATTCGTTTATTCGTTTCGTTCATCTAATCCCTCCTATATTTCTATCATATACACCTTTACCTTAATTGTAAGCGTTTCCAAATCAATTTTTTGTAAAAACAAAACCTGTCCGCTCTGGTCGAACAGGTTTTGATAGACTGTTAAATTTTCATAATCCCGCCCGTGCTTGCGGAAGTAACGAGCTTCGAGTAGCGCGCGAGATAACCGGTTTTTACTTTTGGTTCAAACCCTTTCCAGTTCGCTTTCCGTTTTTCCCATTCTTCATCAGAAAGCTTTGCGTTAATCGTTCTGTTCGTAATATCGATCTCAATGATGTCGCCGTCTTCAATAAAGGCAATCGGACCGCCTTCCGCCGCTTCCGGAGAAACGTGTCCAACCGATAAACCGCGCGAGGCCCCCGAGAACCGTCCGTCGGTGATGAGCGCGACTTTCGTGCCAAGCCCCATACCGACGATTTGCGAAGTTGGCGCAAGCATTTCCGGCATTCCTGGCCCGCCTTTTGGCCCTTCATAGCGGATGACGACAACATGGCCTGGTTTTACTTTGCCGCTTGCGATACCTTCGAGCGCCTCTTCTTGCGAATCAAATACGATCGCCGGTCCTTCATGGCGCGTAATGCCGTCTTGCACGCCGCCTGTTTTAATGATCGCGCCATCCGGAGCGAGATTTCCGAACAATACGGCAAGCCCGCCTGTTTCGGAATACGGATTATCGATTGGGCGGATGACGTTATAGTCTTTGACTTCACAGCCGGCGATGTTTTCCCCAAGCGTTTTTCCGGTCACGGTCAACGTATCGAGATGAAGCGTTCCTTCTTTTTTCGCTAATTCATGTAATACCGCCGATACGCCTCCCGCTTCGTGCAAATCTTCAATATGCACATCGGAAGCCGGCGCTAGTTTGGCAAGGTGCGGAACGCGCGCGGCAATTTCGTTAATTCGCTCGAGCGAATAGTTGATTCCCGCTTCATTGGCAATCGCCAGCGTATGTAAGACGGTGTTCGTCGAGCCGCCAAGCGCCATATCCAGCGCAAACGCATTGTCGATCGCTTTTTCCGTAACAATATCGCGCGGTTTAATGTCATGCTCGATCAAATACATTAATTGTTTTGCCGATTGGCGAACCAATTCTTTCCGGGCCGGATCTACCGCTAAAATCGTGCCGTTGCCTGGCAACGCAAGCCCTAACGCTTCCGCCAAGCAGTTCATCGAGTTGGCCGTAAACATGCCCGAACAGGAGCCGCACGTCGGACAGCCGTATTTTTC
This window contains:
- the ilvD gene encoding dihydroxy-acid dehydratase, with protein sequence MIKKGFDRAPHRSLLRAAGVKEEDFDKPFIAVVNSYIDIIPGHVHLQEFGQLVKEAIREAGGVPFEMNTIGVDDGIAMGHIGMRYSLPSREIIADSIETVISAHWFDGMVCIPNCDKITPGMMMAAMRLNIPTIFVSGGPMKAGVTSDGRKISLSSVFEGVGAYQAGKIDEKGLQELEKYGCPTCGSCSGMFTANSMNCLAEALGLALPGNGTILAVDPARKELVRQSAKQLMYLIEHDIKPRDIVTEKAIDNAFALDMALGGSTNTVLHTLAIANEAGINYSLERINEIAARVPHLAKLAPASDVHIEDLHEAGGVSAVLHELAKKEGTLHLDTLTVTGKTLGENIAGCEVKDYNVIRPIDNPYSETGGLAVLFGNLAPDGAIIKTGGVQDGITRHEGPAIVFDSQEEALEGIASGKVKPGHVVVIRYEGPKGGPGMPEMLAPTSQIVGMGLGTKVALITDGRFSGASRGLSVGHVSPEAAEGGPIAFIEDGDIIEIDITNRTINAKLSDEEWEKRKANWKGFEPKVKTGYLARYSKLVTSASTGGIMKI
- the megL gene encoding methionine gamma-lyase, translated to MNETNKRMETIVIHHGYDAKQHLGSLSMPIFQTSTFTFDTAEQGEARFAGQEDGYIYSRLANPTVRVLEEKMACLEGGEAALAFSSGMAAVSAVLFALTKANDHIICSQGVYGCTFGLLQLLKRKYHVSHDFCAMESEEEIRRLIRPETVCIYVETPINPTMKLIDLQMVVKVAKEHGIAVVVDNTFCSPYLQRPLEFGCDVVVHSATKYIGGHGDVIAGIAVGKRELMEEIAKTTQKDIGGVLSPFDAWLLLRGLKTLPVRMDRHCDNAEKIVERLKTHPLVERVCYPADPDNRDYPIYQKQMKRGGGLVSFEIKGTKQDAQRFLNHLQLIQIAVSLGDTETLIQHPATMTHSVVPEEERIKMGISDQLIRLSVGLEAWEDIWNDLEQALFSLE